One Chanodichthys erythropterus isolate Z2021 chromosome 22, ASM2448905v1, whole genome shotgun sequence DNA window includes the following coding sequences:
- the arpc3 gene encoding actin-related protein 2/3 complex subunit 3 has translation MPAYHSSLMDADTKLVGNMALLPLKTQFKGPAPKETKDTDIVDEAIYYFKANVFFKNYEIKNEADRTLIYTTLYISECLKKLQKCSSRGQGEKEMYTLGITNFPIPGEPGFPLNAMYVKPTNKQEEETMRAYLQQIRQETGLRLCDRVFDPQTDKPSKWWVCFVKKQFMNKSLSAPGQ, from the exons ACCACTCAAGCCTGATGGATGCAGACACCAAACTGGTGGGGAATATGGCGTTATTGCCCCTTAAAACACAGTTTAAGGGTCCCGCTCCTAAAGAAA CCAAAGACACAGATATTGTCGATGAGGCCATCTACTACTTCAAAGCCAATGTTTTCTTCAAGAACTATGAAATTAAG AATGAGGCAGATCGAACTTTGATCTACACCACTCTTTACATCTCTGAATGCCTCAagaagctccaaaag TGCAGTTCAAGGGGCCAAGGAGAGAAGGAGATGTACACACTGGGAATTACCAACTTTCCCATCCCTGGAGAACCTGGCTTCCCTCTGAATGCAATGTATGTTAAACCCACCAACAAACAGGAGGAAG AAACGATGAGGGCTTACCTGCAACAAATCCGACAGGAGACAGGACTGAGATTGTGTGACCGTGTGTTCGACCCTCAGACAGACAAACCAAGCAAG TGGTGGGTGTGCTTTGTGAAAAAACAGTTCATGAACAAAAGTCTGTCTGCACCTGGCCAGTAA